A DNA window from Lachancea thermotolerans CBS 6340 chromosome G complete sequence contains the following coding sequences:
- a CDS encoding 60S ribosomal protein eL22 (similar to uniprot|P05749 Saccharomyces cerevisiae YLR061W): MAPVTSRKQKITKTFTVDVSSPTENGVFDPASYAKYLIDHIKVDGHLGNLGNAITVEQNDSVVTVVSTTKFSGKYLKYLTKKYLKKNQLRDWIRFISTKTNQYKLAFYQVTPEDEEDEE; this comes from the exons ATGGCCCCAGTT ACCTCCAGAAAGCAAAAGATCACCAAGACCTTCACCGTCGACGTTTCGTCCCCAACCGAAAACGGTGTGTTCGACCCAGCTTCTTACGCCAAGTACTTGATTGACCACATCAAGGTCGACGGCCACTTGGGTAACTTGGGTAACGCCATCACTGTCGAGCAAAACGACTCTGTTGTCACCGTTGTCTCGACCACCAAGTTCTCCGGTAAGTACTTGAAGTACCTGACCaagaagtacttgaagaagaaccagtTGAGAGACTGGATCAGATTCATCTCCACCAAGACCAACCAATACAAGTTGGCCTTCTACCAAGTCACCCCagaggacgaggaagacgaagagTAA
- the MIL1 gene encoding Mil1p (similar to uniprot|P43564 Saccharomyces cerevisiae YFL034W Possible integral membrane protein that interacts with Rpp0p which is a component of the ribosomal stalk) has translation MGNESDDEFAAGLRELKITKRNARAKDAKDRAADVNASSTPAKEPRAENMEAEGAREALKSTENPREQNAPPLLAQDQAADVNARDEESNSDSSQDWAAVPAISSYDLYNNSGELAIKAECSPGPQRDAQRPSAPTAAGQQSPQKRMSTFGYTKVADEGQAQRSQVTNKKTEFLFNHKLLNESNRSLNGAGPRNDSFDEFEDPEESTNELNPENQLSFTKNLLSDKEKFAYVGSVSVLADELCTRLALICLCTNLTGRKKLAQNLQKLQKDMGQWKSTILHRLYEHMDISPEEIRMVEGLTSHGVALEDLCKCLKVSQVVENPWEQKSEKKPQTPDLQETDVNNPPPSKILQPIDLTKEAKLKIDVAWTILCDLFLLLLADTNYDARSRTLLIKFAEVMKISHTEVCEFERRIIDALDMEQSTEEQVWNEDEHMKTRRKKNKRRKLYYVGLATLGGSVVLGLSGGLLAPVIGAGIAAGLSTAGITGATGFLTGVGGTAIVATTSTAIGAKIGTQAMSKRMGSVRTFEFSPLHNNRRVNLIVSVSGWMTGNEDDVRLPFSTVDPVEGDLYSLHWEPEMLKSTGQTINILASEIFTQTLQQILGATILTAFMSAIQMPMMLSKLGYIIDNPWNVSLDRAWAAGLILADTLISRNLGQRPVTLIGFSLGARVIYSCLIELCKRNAAGLVENVFIFGSPVVFNKEELVMVRSVVSGRFVSGYSEKDWILCYLFRATGGGFKSVLGISPINGIEGIESFNCTKLVEGHMAYRKNMPKLLKKMGLSVLSEEFVDIEEAADPEQVQRQRKMIHEIDEAQKKMSSRKKRNSWVPKWMKPKKAKWQEMCEETAMNYETSTEKDSGEIIERSRHREKTDEALINTSALMKELNNIKRALAADPEAASKHDKNPSCTRDGDDTAPIESRGGENKLQLLSAGTIVLPEDEVSYQKKKSEPVSFAFSDDF, from the coding sequence ATGGGAAATGAATCGGACGACGAGTTCGCAGCTGGGCTGAGAGAGCTCAAAATCACTAAACGCAATGCACGCGCGAAGGACGCGAAGGATCGTGCGGCAGACGTGAATGCGTCGTCCACGCCGGCTAAGGAACCAAGAGCTGAGAACATGGAGGCAGAGGGCGCTAGAGAAGCGCTTAAAAGCACTGAAAACCCTAGGGAACAGAATGCGCCCCCGCTTCTAGCCCAGGACCAGGCTGCAGACGTTAATGCACGGGATGAGGAGTCTAATTCCGATTCGTCACAAGATTGGGCGGCAGTGCCTGCGATTTCGTCTTACGACCTGTATAACAATAGTGGCGAGCTGGCCATCAAAGCAGAATGTTCCCCCGGGCCGCAGCGCGACGCGCAGCGCCCCTCGGCCCCAACAGCCGCGGGCCAACAGTCGCCCCAGAAACGCATGTCTACTTTCGGATACACCAAGGTCGCCGACGAAGGCCAGGCACAACGGTCGCAGGtcaccaacaaaaaaacagagTTTCTGTTTAACCACAAACTTCTGAATGAATCCAACAGGTCTTTGAACGGGGCAGGCCCTCGCAATGACTCCTTCGACGAGTTTGAGGATCCAGAGGAATCCACCAACGAACTTAACCCAGAAAACCAACTTTCTTTTACCAAGAACTTGCTCAGcgacaaagaaaagtttgCCTATGTTGGGTCCGTATCAGTGCTCGCGGATGAACTATGCACCCGCCTAGCGTTGATCTGTCTATGTACTAATCTCACAGggcgcaagaagcttgctcAGAACCTACAAAAGTTACAGAAAGACATGGGCCAATGGAAGAGCACCATCCTACACAGGCTCTACGAGCATATGGATATATCGCCCGAGGAGATCCGCATGGTGGAAGGGCTGACGAGTCACGGCGTAGCTCTAGAAGACCTTTGTAAGTGTCTCAAGGTGTCCCaggttgttgaaaaccCTTGGGAACAAAAGAGTGAAAAAAAGCCCCAAACTCCGGATCTCCAAGAAACCGACGTCAACAATCCTCCCCCCTCCAAAATTCTTCAGCCAATAGACCTGACGAAAGAAgcaaaactcaaaataGATGTGGCATGGACAATATTGTGTGATCTTTTTCTCCTGCTTCTTGCAGACACTAATTATGATGCGCGCTCGAGGACTCTGCTCATAAAATTTGCTGAAGTGATGAAGATTTCCCATACTGAGGTCTGTGAGTTCGAAAGGCGAATCATAGATGCGCTAGATATGGAGCAGTCCACTGAAGAACAAGTGTGGAACGAAGATGAGCATATGAAGACACgcagaaagaaaaacaagagaCGTAAACTTTATTATGTGGGGCTTGCAACATTAGGGGGATCCGTTGTGTTAGGGCTGAGTGGTGGATTGCTCGCTCCAGTTATTGGTGCAGGCATAGCCGCAGGTTTATCCACCGCAGGCATAACAGGTGCTACGGGATTTTTGACAGGCGTTGGAGGTACCGCAATTGTTGCCACGACAAGCACGGCAATCGGCGCCAAGATTGGGACGCAAGCCATGTCGAAGAGAATGGGGAGCGTTCGAACATTCGAATTTAGTCCGCTGCATAACAACAGAAGAGTGAACCTTATTGTGAGCGTTTCTGGATGGATGACAGGAAACGAAGATGACGTCCGGCTACCTTTCTCAACTGTTGATCCAGTTGAGGGTGACTTGTACTCTCTTCATTGGGAACCCGAGATGTTAAAATCGACTGGCCAGACCATCAACATCCTGGCAAGCGAAATTTTTACACAAACCCTGCAACAGATATTAGGGGCCACAATTTTGACGGCATTTATGTCAGCTATTCAAATGCCAATGATGTTGTCAAAATTGGGCTATATTATTGACAATCCTTGGAACGTTTCTCTTGACAGAGCTTGGGCTGCAGGTCTGATTTTAGCGGACACACTGATATCTCGCAATTTAGGTCAAAGACCTGTCACTCTAATTGGATTTTCTTTGGGGGCCAGAGTTATTTACTCTTGCTTAATTGAACTGTGTAAGCGTAACGCAGCTGGATTAGTGGAAAATGTTTTTATCTTCGGTTCTCCTGTTGTTTTtaacaaagaagaattGGTAATGGTGAGATCAGTGGTCAGTGGCAGATTTGTTAGTGGGTATTCGGAAAAGGACTGGATTTTATGTTACTTGTTTAGAGCTACCGGAGGCGGCTTCAAAAGTGTACTTGGAATCTCTCCTATAAATGGAATTGAAGGCATAGAGAGCTTTAATTGCACAAAACTTGTGGAGGGGCACATGGCTTACCGTAAAAACATGCCAAAACTactgaaaaaaatgggCTTGTCGGTCTTGAGCGAAGAGTTTGTTGACATCGAAGAGGCTGCTGACCCGGAACAAGTACAGagacaaagaaaaatgatTCACGAGATCGACGaggctcaaaagaagatgTCCTCAAGGAAGAAACGCAATAGCTGGGTACCTAAGTGGATGAAGCCTAAGAAAGCTAAATGGCAAGAAATGTGTGAGGAAACAGCTATGAATTATGAAACAAGCACCGAGAAAGATTCTGGCGAGATTATTGAAAGATCCAGACACAGAGAGAAAACCGACGAAGCATTGATTAACACAAGTGCCCTCATGAAAGAGCTTAATAACATTAAGCGGGCTTTAGCCGCTGACCCTGAAGCCGCTTCAAAGCATGATAAAAACCCATCTTGTACTCGTGATGGCGACGATACAGCTCCAATTGAATCCAGAGGAGGTGAAAACAAATTACAATTATTAAGTGCCGGCACTATAGTGCTGCCTGAAGATGAAGTGAGTTatcaaaagaaaaaatcAGAGCCTGTTAGTTTTGCATTTTCAGATGATTTCTGA